A single region of the Novosphingobium sp. SL115 genome encodes:
- the tig gene encoding trigger factor: MQIVETTNEGLKRAYTVTIPAADIAGRVEGEVKKIAPQIKMPGFRPGKVPANLVRKMHGAQLHQEALQTSIRAAMDKLVADHKLRPAMQPAVALGEGYDEGKDAELTVELEVLPEIAAPSTDGLKLEKLTVPVTDEQIDEAVLRIAAGQKSFTEAKKGTKAKDGDQLIIDFLGKLDGVAFEGGTAEDQALEIGAGRFIPGFEEQLVGAKAGDEKTITVTFPEDYPAANLAGKETTFDITVKAVKNPGEFEANDEFAKMLGLESLEQLRTLLKGQLEQETAGLTRTQMKRALLDQLAAGHDFAVPPSMVEAEFEQIWAQLEQEAQREENPEEALKEIESEKDDYRKIAERRVRLGLLLSEIGQANGVAVSAQEMEMLIRQAAQQYREQDRQRFVDYVRSEPLAAAQLRAPLYEDKVVDFLFDKAEVTEREVTRDELQAAIEAEEGAAAEAAPAKKAAPKKKAAKEEAPVAAEEAAADEAPKKKAPAKKKAAAEDEAPAVEEAPKKKSPAKKKTEG; the protein is encoded by the coding sequence ATGCAGATCGTCGAAACCACCAACGAGGGCCTGAAGCGCGCCTACACTGTCACCATCCCTGCGGCAGACATTGCCGGCCGGGTTGAAGGTGAAGTCAAGAAGATCGCGCCGCAGATCAAGATGCCCGGCTTCCGCCCCGGCAAGGTTCCCGCCAACCTCGTGCGCAAGATGCACGGCGCGCAGCTTCATCAAGAAGCGCTGCAGACCTCGATCCGCGCTGCGATGGACAAGCTGGTTGCTGACCACAAGCTGCGTCCCGCCATGCAGCCCGCCGTTGCGCTGGGCGAAGGCTATGACGAAGGTAAGGACGCGGAACTGACCGTCGAGCTGGAAGTCCTGCCTGAAATCGCAGCCCCTTCGACCGATGGCCTGAAGCTTGAAAAGCTGACTGTTCCGGTAACGGATGAACAGATCGACGAGGCCGTGCTGCGTATCGCTGCCGGCCAGAAGTCGTTCACCGAAGCCAAGAAGGGCACCAAGGCGAAGGATGGCGACCAGCTCATCATCGACTTCCTTGGCAAGCTTGATGGCGTGGCCTTCGAAGGCGGCACGGCTGAAGATCAAGCGCTGGAAATCGGTGCCGGTCGCTTCATCCCCGGCTTTGAAGAACAGCTTGTCGGTGCCAAGGCTGGTGATGAAAAGACCATCACCGTAACCTTCCCCGAAGATTATCCTGCCGCTAACCTTGCTGGCAAGGAAACCACCTTCGATATCACCGTCAAGGCGGTGAAGAACCCCGGTGAATTCGAAGCGAATGACGAATTTGCCAAGATGCTTGGCCTGGAAAGCCTGGAACAGCTTCGCACTCTGCTGAAGGGTCAGCTTGAACAGGAAACCGCTGGCCTGACCCGCACCCAGATGAAGCGCGCACTGCTGGATCAGCTTGCCGCTGGCCACGATTTCGCCGTGCCGCCGTCGATGGTGGAAGCCGAATTCGAACAGATCTGGGCGCAGCTTGAGCAGGAAGCGCAGCGCGAGGAAAACCCCGAAGAAGCGCTCAAGGAAATCGAATCCGAGAAGGACGATTACCGCAAGATCGCCGAACGTCGCGTGCGTCTGGGCCTGCTTCTGTCGGAAATCGGCCAGGCCAACGGCGTTGCTGTGAGCGCGCAGGAAATGGAAATGCTGATCCGTCAGGCGGCGCAGCAGTACCGTGAACAGGATCGCCAGCGCTTTGTCGATTACGTGCGTTCGGAACCGCTTGCCGCAGCCCAGCTTCGCGCGCCACTGTACGAAGACAAGGTTGTCGACTTCCTGTTCGACAAGGCCGAAGTCACCGAACGCGAAGTGACCCGCGACGAACTGCAGGCCGCGATCGAAGCCGAAGAAGGCGCTGCTGCTGAAGCGGCTCCGGCGAAGAAGGCTGCGCCGAAGAAGAAGGCCGCCAAGGAAGAAGCTCCGGTAGCCGCTGAAGAAGCTGCTGCGGATGAAGCGCCCAAGAAGAAGGCTCCGGCGAAGAAGAAGGCCGCTGCCGAGGACGAAGCTCCGGCTGTTGAAGAAGCTCCGAAGAAGAAGTCCCCGGCCAAGAAGAAGACCGAAGGCTGA
- the sppA gene encoding signal peptide peptidase SppA produces the protein MSFARSVWKILVAIKDGLVLLFLLLFFALLYAALAVRPAPGMVRDGALYLPLDGAIVEEAADVSATDLLLSGDAPPTQYVSRDVARAIAAAADDKRIKAVVLDLEHFGGGSSVHMSQIGVAMDKVRAANKPVLVRSLVYTDDAMQLAAHASEAWVDPMGGVALTGPGGTFLFYKGLIDKLKVNAHIFKVGTYKSAVEPYFRSDASPESREAMSAVYGAVWQNWQDEVKKARPKADLALVTTDPAKWVADAGGDAAQAAVKAGLVDRVGDRIAFGQRVAELAGADNEGPLGSFKSTDLKVYLADKTVSDAGKAIAVVTVAGEIVDGDAGRGVAAGDRIADLLDGVTKSDDYAGLVLRVDSPGGSVMASERIRAAVERVRAKGLPVAVSMGSVAASGGYWVSTPAQRIFAEPSTITGSIGVFAVMPSFEATLPQAGITTDRFGVTPLSGQPDLLGGLNPQVTALLQGQVEQTYGRFLGYVAKARGKTPQEIDKVAQGRIWDGGTARQIGLVDQFGGLDDAAAWVAGKAGAKEWHIAFVESEPDTLSAFLTEMMAGEAGHAKAGAQDLAGALSRQQQGVAARLEADLSRLIGGTGIQAYCLECQSGEARTVRPAGGAQASSGWLTLLSRFLH, from the coding sequence ATGAGCTTTGCCCGTTCGGTCTGGAAGATCCTCGTCGCCATCAAGGATGGCCTTGTCCTGCTGTTTTTGCTGCTGTTTTTTGCGCTGCTCTATGCCGCGCTGGCAGTAAGGCCCGCGCCCGGCATGGTCCGTGATGGCGCGCTGTATCTGCCGCTGGACGGGGCCATCGTGGAAGAAGCAGCGGACGTTTCGGCAACCGACCTGCTTCTGTCGGGCGATGCGCCGCCCACCCAATACGTCAGCCGTGATGTGGCACGCGCGATTGCGGCAGCTGCAGATGACAAGCGGATCAAGGCGGTTGTGTTGGATCTTGAGCATTTCGGCGGCGGGTCATCGGTCCATATGTCACAGATTGGCGTGGCAATGGACAAAGTGCGCGCGGCCAATAAGCCGGTGCTGGTGCGTTCGCTGGTCTATACCGACGATGCCATGCAGCTTGCTGCCCATGCCAGCGAAGCCTGGGTCGATCCGATGGGCGGGGTGGCGCTGACCGGGCCGGGCGGCACGTTTCTGTTTTACAAGGGCTTGATCGACAAGCTGAAAGTCAACGCCCACATCTTCAAGGTGGGCACCTATAAGAGCGCGGTCGAACCTTATTTCCGCAGCGACGCCTCGCCCGAATCGCGCGAGGCGATGAGCGCTGTCTATGGTGCGGTGTGGCAGAACTGGCAGGACGAGGTGAAAAAGGCGCGGCCCAAGGCTGACCTTGCGCTGGTGACGACAGACCCGGCCAAATGGGTGGCCGATGCAGGTGGCGACGCGGCACAGGCGGCTGTGAAGGCCGGGTTGGTTGACCGTGTGGGTGATCGGATTGCCTTTGGTCAGCGTGTCGCAGAACTGGCAGGAGCCGACAATGAAGGGCCACTGGGGTCGTTCAAATCGACCGATCTGAAAGTCTATCTGGCGGACAAGACCGTTTCGGATGCGGGCAAGGCGATTGCCGTGGTCACCGTGGCGGGCGAAATCGTTGATGGTGATGCCGGGCGCGGCGTTGCCGCCGGGGATCGCATTGCCGATCTGCTGGATGGCGTGACCAAGAGTGATGATTACGCAGGTCTTGTGCTGCGGGTCGATTCGCCGGGCGGTTCGGTGATGGCGTCCGAACGTATCCGTGCAGCGGTAGAGCGCGTGCGAGCCAAGGGGCTGCCCGTGGCGGTATCGATGGGCAGCGTTGCGGCCAGCGGCGGGTATTGGGTGTCCACGCCAGCCCAGCGCATCTTTGCTGAGCCCAGCACGATCACCGGATCGATTGGCGTTTTCGCGGTTATGCCCAGCTTTGAAGCCACATTGCCGCAGGCGGGTATCACCACCGACCGGTTCGGCGTGACTCCGCTTTCGGGCCAGCCTGACCTTTTGGGCGGCCTCAATCCGCAAGTCACGGCGTTGCTGCAGGGGCAGGTGGAACAGACCTATGGCCGTTTTCTGGGCTATGTCGCCAAGGCGCGTGGCAAGACTCCGCAGGAAATCGACAAGGTCGCACAAGGGCGCATCTGGGATGGCGGCACGGCGCGGCAGATCGGTCTGGTCGACCAGTTCGGCGGGCTGGACGATGCAGCGGCATGGGTTGCCGGAAAGGCCGGGGCCAAAGAATGGCACATCGCCTTTGTCGAGAGTGAGCCGGATACGCTTTCTGCGTTTCTGACCGAGATGATGGCGGGTGAAGCTGGCCACGCAAAAGCGGGCGCACAGGATCTTGCGGGTGCATTGTCTCGCCAGCAGCAGGGTGTGGCGGCAAGGCTTGAGGCTGATCTTTCCCGATTGATCGGCGGGACGGGCATTCAGGCCTATTGTCTTGAATGCCAGAGTGGCGAAGCCCGCACAGTGCGCCCTGCTGGCGGTGCGCAGGCTTCGTCCGGATGGCTGACTTTACTGTCCCGGTTTCTGCACTGA
- a CDS encoding aspartate carbamoyltransferase catalytic subunit yields the protein MQTSTTPPAGRYPAGGLAYPHRDLTGIGQLARHEILYLLDEAEQWVELNRQAKKKTDLLGGLTIINAFFENSTRTLLSFEIAGKRLGADVVNMHAATSSVKKGETLIDTAMTLNAMRADAIVIRHASSGAVRLIAEKVDCPVLNAGDGQHEHPTQALLDALTMRHALQLPLGSDLNGLKVTICGDILHSRVARSNILSLTALGADVRVCAPPALMPTDIEAMGVTPFHDFDVALKGANVVMMLRLQQERMSGQFIPSPREYRHLYGLTPERLTKAEPDAFIMHPGPMNRGVEIDSTVADHPTRSLITRQVEMGVAIRMACLEVLTRRARHVPGWEAEGTPA from the coding sequence ATGCAAACCTCAACCACACCCCCAGCAGGCCGCTATCCAGCGGGCGGCCTTGCCTATCCGCACCGTGATCTGACCGGCATCGGCCAGCTTGCCCGGCACGAGATCCTCTATCTTCTGGATGAGGCGGAACAATGGGTGGAACTGAACCGGCAAGCCAAGAAGAAGACCGATCTTCTGGGCGGGTTGACCATCATCAACGCCTTCTTCGAAAACTCCACTCGCACGCTGCTGAGCTTCGAAATCGCGGGCAAACGCCTTGGCGCGGACGTGGTGAACATGCATGCCGCCACCAGCAGCGTGAAAAAGGGCGAAACGCTGATCGACACGGCGATGACGCTGAACGCCATGCGCGCCGACGCCATCGTCATCCGCCACGCCAGTTCGGGCGCGGTGCGGCTGATCGCGGAAAAGGTGGACTGCCCCGTGCTGAATGCTGGCGATGGGCAGCATGAACACCCGACGCAGGCCCTGCTGGATGCACTGACCATGCGCCACGCACTGCAACTGCCGCTGGGCAGCGATCTGAATGGCCTGAAAGTGACGATCTGCGGCGACATTTTGCACAGCCGCGTCGCCCGCTCGAACATCCTCAGCCTGACCGCACTGGGGGCCGATGTGCGCGTCTGCGCCCCCCCCGCACTGATGCCGACCGATATTGAAGCGATGGGCGTGACCCCGTTCCACGATTTCGACGTCGCACTGAAGGGCGCGAACGTGGTGATGATGCTGCGGCTTCAGCAGGAACGCATGTCGGGCCAGTTCATCCCTTCCCCACGCGAATACCGCCATCTTTACGGACTGACCCCAGAACGGCTGACCAAGGCCGAACCTGATGCCTTCATCATGCATCCCGGCCCGATGAACCGTGGCGTCGAAATTGACAGCACTGTGGCCGATCACCCCACCCGCAGCCTGATTACCCGGCAGGTGGAAATGGGCGTCGCCATCCGCATGGCCTGCCTTGAAGTGCTGACCCGCCGCGCCCGCCATGTGCCGGGCTGGGAAGCAGAAGGAACCCCCGCATGA
- a CDS encoding dihydroorotase yields the protein MIPSPLTITGGRLVTPGCEPQAGAIRCEDGRIVALGNISPQDGDEVFDAKGALIAPGLVDLGVFAIDKPAFHFGGITRAGLMPDQGPPLDHPARVRFAAQSGKPDLWVHPLAAATRGLEGNELAELALMRDAGAKAVSTGRGWIGDSGVMLRLLSYCAMLGLVVVTHAEDAGITGSAVATAGDVATRLGLPSAPSEAEALAVARDIALAELSGAHVHFRQVTTAGALDLVRAAKARGVKITAGVTPAHFTLSDLELVGFRTFCRMSPPLRSDSDRKAVIAAIADGTIDVIASGHDPRGPEDKRLPFADAEPGMAGAETLLPLTLTLVRDGPISMARAFELLATNPARLLGVNAGVLATGMEADIAIVDPVRPWIVNADKMAAAAGNTPFDRRPVEGRVTALFKGGTQVS from the coding sequence ATGATCCCCAGCCCGCTGACAATTACCGGCGGCAGGCTGGTAACTCCCGGCTGCGAACCACAGGCAGGCGCGATCCGGTGTGAAGATGGCCGCATCGTCGCGCTGGGCAACATATCGCCGCAGGACGGGGACGAGGTGTTCGACGCAAAGGGCGCACTGATCGCACCCGGCCTGGTCGATCTTGGCGTCTTCGCCATCGACAAGCCCGCGTTCCACTTTGGCGGCATCACCCGCGCGGGCCTGATGCCCGATCAGGGACCACCGCTGGACCATCCGGCACGGGTCCGCTTTGCCGCGCAATCGGGCAAGCCCGACCTGTGGGTCCACCCACTGGCTGCGGCCACGCGGGGCCTCGAAGGCAATGAACTGGCAGAACTGGCGCTGATGCGCGATGCCGGAGCCAAGGCGGTTTCCACCGGGCGCGGCTGGATTGGCGATTCGGGCGTCATGCTCCGCCTGCTCAGCTATTGCGCCATGCTGGGTCTTGTCGTGGTCACTCATGCCGAAGACGCCGGAATCACCGGCAGCGCAGTTGCCACCGCGGGCGATGTCGCCACGCGGCTCGGCCTGCCCAGCGCCCCGTCCGAAGCCGAAGCGCTGGCCGTGGCGCGCGACATCGCACTGGCCGAACTATCCGGCGCGCATGTCCATTTCCGGCAGGTAACAACTGCTGGCGCACTCGATCTGGTGCGTGCGGCCAAGGCGCGCGGCGTGAAGATTACCGCAGGCGTAACGCCAGCGCACTTCACCCTGTCCGATCTGGAACTGGTCGGCTTCCGCACATTCTGCCGCATGTCACCGCCGCTGCGTTCGGATTCGGATCGCAAGGCGGTGATCGCCGCAATTGCCGATGGCACGATCGACGTGATCGCATCGGGCCACGATCCGCGCGGCCCGGAAGACAAGCGCTTGCCCTTTGCCGATGCGGAACCTGGCATGGCAGGTGCCGAAACGCTGCTCCCGCTGACCCTGACGCTGGTGCGCGATGGCCCAATTTCCATGGCCCGCGCATTCGAACTGCTGGCGACCAACCCGGCCCGTTTGCTGGGCGTCAACGCAGGCGTGCTGGCCACGGGCATGGAAGCGGACATCGCCATCGTCGATCCCGTCCGTCCGTGGATCGTGAATGCCGACAAGATGGCAGCAGCCGCAGGCAACACCCCGTTTGACCGTCGCCCGGTAGAAGGCCGCGTCACGGCCCTGTTCAAGGGCGGCACACAGGTCAGCTAA
- a CDS encoding SPOR domain-containing protein encodes MTKRFSAFAACFAPHRTARLIITSALAAGVLTGCATGGAKPDSFAASSEAAMAKGRIASAVDNAEKAVLADPRNAAYRVLLGNAYLKAGRFESARQAYDESMELGVDSSQAALSLALADIALGRNVEAIDTLNSYRDSLEASDYGLALALAGQPAQGVAVLANTLRGGENTTKVRQNLALAYALGGQWREARTMAAQDLPADELGSRMEQWAQMGHPALMRQRIAGLLDVPVRADEGQPTALALVNYPATDQLAAEAATRAAASPAAAPALAEAAVRELPAVDQSGAATPSLDDASSQPRQEQLALIDLPASSLHHGMTVRAKVAPAASKAPVRQAFVATRGTHLVQLGSFSSAEGARRAWRHFTARNPALKGYRNMTTRVAVNGKTFWRVQAAGFANQALASSMCGTVKAQGGACMVMRGQGEMLPGKRAVDTRMVKR; translated from the coding sequence ATGACCAAGCGCTTCTCTGCCTTCGCTGCCTGCTTTGCGCCTCATCGCACGGCGCGGCTTATCATTACCTCTGCGCTGGCCGCCGGCGTGCTCACTGGCTGCGCCACAGGCGGCGCCAAGCCGGACAGTTTTGCCGCGTCGTCCGAAGCAGCCATGGCCAAGGGGCGCATAGCCAGCGCGGTCGACAACGCCGAAAAGGCGGTGCTGGCCGATCCGCGCAACGCGGCCTATCGCGTGCTGCTGGGCAATGCCTATCTTAAAGCAGGCCGGTTCGAATCCGCGCGGCAAGCCTATGACGAATCGATGGAACTGGGTGTGGATAGCAGCCAGGCGGCGCTGAGCCTTGCTCTGGCCGACATCGCGCTGGGCCGCAATGTCGAGGCCATCGACACGCTCAATTCCTACCGCGACAGCCTTGAAGCTTCGGATTACGGGTTGGCGCTTGCGCTGGCAGGGCAGCCTGCGCAAGGCGTGGCCGTGCTGGCCAATACATTGCGCGGCGGTGAAAATACCACGAAAGTCCGCCAAAATCTGGCGCTGGCCTATGCCCTTGGCGGTCAGTGGCGCGAAGCACGCACGATGGCTGCGCAGGACTTGCCGGCAGACGAGCTGGGCAGCCGCATGGAACAGTGGGCGCAGATGGGCCACCCGGCGCTGATGCGTCAGCGAATTGCAGGCTTGCTGGACGTTCCCGTGCGTGCCGATGAAGGCCAGCCCACTGCGTTGGCGCTGGTCAACTATCCGGCGACCGACCAGCTTGCCGCAGAAGCGGCGACGCGGGCCGCAGCATCCCCAGCGGCGGCACCGGCACTGGCCGAAGCCGCCGTGCGTGAACTGCCTGCGGTCGACCAGAGCGGCGCGGCTACACCTTCGCTGGACGATGCATCGTCGCAGCCTCGGCAAGAGCAGCTGGCGCTGATAGATCTTCCAGCTTCGTCCCTTCACCACGGCATGACGGTGCGCGCGAAAGTTGCGCCTGCGGCATCGAAAGCGCCAGTGAGGCAGGCCTTTGTGGCCACGCGCGGCACACATCTGGTCCAGCTCGGTTCGTTCTCCAGCGCGGAAGGCGCGCGCAGGGCGTGGCGCCACTTCACGGCGCGCAATCCCGCGCTCAAAGGCTATCGCAACATGACCACGCGAGTCGCGGTGAACGGCAAGACGTTCTGGCGGGTTCAGGCCGCAGGTTTTGCCAATCAGGCGCTGGCCAGTTCAATGTGCGGAACAGTGAAGGCGCAGGGTGGTGCCTGCATGGTCATGCGTGGGCAGGGTGAGATGTTGCCCGGCAAGCGCGCGGTTGACACGCGGATGGTCAAGCGCTGA
- a CDS encoding ParA family protein, with protein sequence MRVLALASQKGGSGKTTLSGHLAVQAQRAGAGPVVLIDIDPQGSLSDWWNEREAEFPAFAQTTVARLASDLAILRQQGFKLAVIDTPPAITMAIQSVIAVAELIVVPTRPSPHDLRAVGATVDLCERAGKPLIFVVNAATPKARITSEAAVALSQHGTVAPVTLHHRTDFAASMIDGRTVMEVDPKGRSAAEVTALWTYVSERLEKNFRRTVFAVPHQAAAMPMAGAQRPAGGFGRRVVGS encoded by the coding sequence TTGCGCGTACTGGCATTGGCATCGCAAAAGGGCGGTTCGGGCAAGACGACCCTGTCAGGTCATCTTGCTGTTCAGGCTCAGCGGGCGGGCGCAGGCCCGGTCGTGCTGATCGACATCGATCCGCAAGGTTCACTGTCCGATTGGTGGAATGAGCGCGAGGCTGAGTTTCCGGCTTTTGCCCAGACCACCGTGGCACGTCTGGCCAGCGACCTTGCGATCCTGCGGCAGCAAGGCTTCAAACTGGCGGTGATCGACACCCCGCCTGCGATCACCATGGCGATACAGTCGGTGATCGCGGTGGCTGAACTGATCGTTGTGCCCACCCGCCCCAGCCCGCACGACTTGCGGGCCGTGGGCGCTACAGTGGACTTGTGCGAACGCGCCGGGAAGCCGCTGATCTTTGTGGTCAATGCCGCAACGCCCAAGGCGCGTATTACATCCGAAGCTGCTGTCGCGCTTTCCCAGCACGGCACCGTGGCACCGGTCACGCTGCATCATCGCACCGATTTTGCCGCATCCATGATTGACGGCCGCACGGTGATGGAGGTCGATCCGAAAGGGCGTTCTGCGGCGGAAGTTACCGCGCTGTGGACGTATGTTTCGGAGCGGCTGGAAAAGAACTTCCGCCGCACCGTGTTTGCCGTTCCGCATCAGGCTGCGGCCATGCCGATGGCTGGGGCGCAGCGCCCCGCTGGTGGTTTTGGCCGCCGCGTGGTCGGTTCGTGA
- a CDS encoding SPOR domain-containing protein — MVHFRQAILLAKVSAATGIALALTAAPARADVKAGVDAWSQGDHAAAVKEWLGPAARGDADAQFNMAQAYKLGKGVPQDSKRAEAWYRKAAQQGHIKAADTLGLLLFQEGRKAEALPFLKASADRGEPRAMYILGIAHFNGDIVSKDWVRAYALMSRSAATGLDQATRSLATMDGIIPLEQRQMAMSLSANLEQKAQESRATQLAAADLGVKAAPTAPLRAAMPGQALERADLPASTPVPGGPVTAGADFANPVAMPQPYTPQPKRISVTKVPVAQAAAQPAATKPVTPKPPTSKPAAPAPQAKGSWRVQLGAFGVKSNADGLWAKVRNRAELAGHSRIDLPSGGVTRLLAGGFSGQAEADKACAALKSGGFSCMVIKP; from the coding sequence ATGGTTCATTTCAGGCAGGCAATACTTCTGGCTAAAGTATCTGCGGCAACAGGCATCGCACTGGCCCTCACCGCCGCGCCCGCCCGTGCCGATGTGAAAGCGGGCGTCGATGCGTGGTCACAGGGCGATCATGCCGCCGCGGTCAAGGAATGGCTTGGCCCGGCTGCACGCGGCGATGCCGATGCCCAATTCAACATGGCGCAGGCCTACAAACTGGGCAAAGGCGTGCCGCAAGATAGCAAGCGCGCAGAAGCCTGGTATCGCAAAGCGGCCCAGCAAGGCCACATCAAGGCCGCCGATACGCTGGGCTTGCTGCTGTTTCAGGAAGGCCGCAAGGCTGAAGCCCTGCCCTTCCTTAAAGCTTCGGCTGATCGGGGCGAACCGCGTGCCATGTATATCCTTGGCATTGCCCACTTCAACGGTGACATTGTCAGCAAGGACTGGGTGCGGGCCTATGCCTTGATGAGCAGGTCCGCCGCCACCGGGCTGGATCAGGCCACCCGCAGCCTTGCGACGATGGACGGAATCATCCCGCTGGAACAGCGCCAGATGGCCATGTCGCTGTCGGCCAACCTTGAACAGAAGGCACAGGAAAGCCGCGCCACCCAGCTTGCCGCCGCCGATCTTGGCGTAAAGGCTGCCCCCACCGCACCGCTGCGTGCGGCAATGCCGGGACAGGCGCTCGAACGGGCCGACCTTCCAGCCTCCACACCTGTTCCCGGCGGCCCGGTTACCGCCGGGGCCGATTTCGCAAACCCGGTCGCCATGCCCCAGCCCTATACGCCTCAACCCAAGCGGATTTCGGTAACCAAGGTGCCTGTGGCCCAAGCAGCGGCACAACCTGCCGCCACAAAGCCTGTCACACCCAAACCGCCAACATCCAAACCGGCAGCACCGGCACCGCAAGCCAAGGGCAGCTGGCGCGTCCAGCTCGGCGCATTCGGGGTCAAGAGCAATGCCGATGGTCTGTGGGCCAAAGTGCGCAACCGCGCAGAACTGGCCGGACACAGCCGCATCGATCTGCCTTCGGGCGGTGTCACGCGCCTGCTCGCAGGCGGCTTCTCCGGTCAAGCCGAGGCTGACAAGGCCTGCGCTGCGCTCAAGTCTGGCGGCTTTTCCTGCATGGTGATAAAGCCCTGA
- a CDS encoding DUF418 domain-containing protein, protein MPRTDASPHRIDVLDFLRGVAVLGILAINVTGFWGPSLATFSPAIPHVEPGSEGWFAFAFVVFEGKMRALFSILFGASMVLFADAAERRGLDPDRAQVRRLLWLMVIGYLHFALLWWGDILLPYALCGMGALLLRQLPPAHIGGLAIAFYLLSQTVEALLDLPGIFIEQAVLAGTANAADMAQQAAMMQRIAASVAEDSAVLNAGFLEAIHLKLTHSALQPFTVTLSTFTETLPLMLLGMALVRGGFFATWRARHLCLVAGGGVILGGISTVLAGQWLSAHNWPPRAMFAAIEHGMAIPHLLMALGYAAGLVLLFPLLRDSGACRALVAAGRCAFSNYIGTTVLMGAIFSGWGLGLGPELPRMWLPAFVLLGWAAMLSWPRWWLSRHAQGPLEALWRKLALSR, encoded by the coding sequence TTGCCCCGGACCGACGCCTCCCCTCACCGCATAGATGTGCTGGATTTCCTGCGCGGCGTGGCCGTGCTGGGCATTCTCGCGATCAACGTGACCGGCTTCTGGGGACCGTCGCTGGCGACGTTCTCACCCGCAATCCCACATGTCGAACCCGGTTCCGAAGGCTGGTTCGCCTTCGCCTTTGTCGTGTTCGAAGGCAAGATGCGCGCGCTGTTCAGTATTCTGTTCGGTGCCAGCATGGTGCTGTTTGCCGATGCCGCAGAACGTCGCGGACTTGATCCCGACCGCGCGCAGGTCCGCCGCCTGCTGTGGCTGATGGTCATCGGCTATTTGCATTTCGCGCTGCTGTGGTGGGGCGATATCCTGCTGCCTTATGCGCTGTGCGGCATGGGCGCCCTGTTGCTGCGTCAGTTGCCGCCTGCGCACATCGGCGGGCTCGCCATTGCCTTTTACCTGCTCTCCCAGACGGTTGAGGCTCTGCTGGACCTTCCGGGCATCTTTATTGAACAAGCCGTACTGGCGGGTACGGCCAACGCTGCGGATATGGCGCAACAGGCCGCGATGATGCAGCGCATCGCCGCTTCGGTGGCCGAAGACAGTGCCGTGCTGAATGCCGGTTTTCTTGAAGCGATTCACCTCAAACTGACGCATTCCGCACTCCAGCCCTTCACCGTAACCCTTTCGACTTTCACCGAAACCCTGCCACTGATGCTGTTGGGCATGGCGCTGGTGCGGGGTGGATTTTTCGCCACGTGGCGCGCAAGACATCTTTGCCTCGTGGCCGGCGGCGGGGTAATACTGGGCGGCATCTCCACAGTGCTGGCCGGGCAATGGCTGTCTGCACACAACTGGCCGCCGCGCGCCATGTTTGCCGCTATCGAACACGGCATGGCCATACCTCACCTGCTGATGGCGCTGGGCTATGCCGCAGGTCTTGTGTTGCTGTTTCCGCTGTTGCGCGATTCGGGCGCATGCCGCGCGCTGGTCGCGGCCGGGCGATGCGCCTTTTCCAACTACATCGGAACAACCGTTCTGATGGGCGCGATCTTTTCCGGCTGGGGTCTGGGGCTGGGGCCAGAACTGCCGCGCATGTGGTTGCCCGCCTTTGTCCTGCTGGGGTGGGCGGCGATGCTGTCATGGCCGCGCTGGTGGCTGTCACGTCATGCTCAGGGGCCTTTAGAGGCACTCTGGCGCAAACTGGCGCTAAGCCGTTAA
- a CDS encoding L,D-transpeptidase family protein, translating into MTGKTNFWNNRWVRLPLGFTATALASLLAFHAGQDIAEVAFGNGTAEAAPAIVAAPKPAIAQPALTAKPVDSPFVVKSILPINEPIKFGKFYWDEARAPASGPLVVTVDLTARVISVFRDGHEIGAAAILKGYGDKPTPTGIFPITQKDADHVSNIYDAPMPYMMRLTNDGVSIHGSKVEKGYATNGCVGVPDEFAAKLFKVAGLGDKVIITDGKKMTVGDPILAGEHAS; encoded by the coding sequence ATGACCGGCAAGACCAATTTCTGGAACAATCGCTGGGTTCGCTTGCCGCTGGGCTTCACCGCCACCGCGCTCGCCTCGCTGCTGGCGTTCCACGCCGGGCAGGACATTGCCGAAGTCGCATTTGGCAACGGCACCGCCGAAGCCGCGCCCGCCATTGTTGCTGCGCCCAAGCCCGCAATCGCGCAGCCAGCGCTTACAGCAAAGCCGGTCGACAGCCCGTTCGTAGTCAAATCGATCCTGCCGATCAACGAACCGATCAAATTCGGCAAGTTCTATTGGGACGAAGCCCGCGCCCCTGCCAGCGGCCCGCTGGTGGTAACGGTTGACCTGACCGCGCGGGTTATTTCCGTGTTTCGCGACGGGCATGAAATCGGCGCTGCCGCCATTCTCAAGGGCTATGGCGACAAGCCCACCCCCACCGGCATCTTCCCGATCACCCAGAAAGACGCTGATCACGTCTCGAACATCTATGACGCGCCCATGCCTTACATGATGCGCCTGACCAACGATGGCGTGTCAATCCACGGCAGCAAGGTCGAAAAGGGCTATGCCACCAACGGCTGCGTGGGTGTGCCCGACGAATTTGCCGCCAAGCTGTTCAAGGTCGCAGGCCTTGGCGACAAAGTGATCATCACCGACGGCAAGAAAATGACCGTAGGCGACCCCATCCTTGCAGGCGAACACGCAAGCTGA